The nucleotide sequence GAACCCACCGAGGGCTCCGTTTTAATTGACGGAAAAAGCAGCACGGATTTTAAAAAAGAAGAATACTATAATTTATTTTCTCCGGTATTTCAGGATATAAATATTTTTCCGGAAACTTTTGCAGCCAATATTGCCGGAACGGAAAATATCAATGAAAAAAAATTAAAAGATGCAATTACTTCTAGCGGTTTAAATGAAATGGTTTCAAATCTCCCGAATGGCAGCCAAACTATTTTAGTAAAGGAAAGCAATGATGAAGCAATCGATTTATCGGGCGGGCAAAATCAAAGAATGCTGCTTGCCAGAGCTCTTTATAAAAATGCAAAAATAAATATTCTGGATGAACCGACAGCCGCCCTTGACCCGATCGCGGAAAGTAGAATATATGAAGAGTATGACGCGATGAGTAAAGAAAAAACTTCTATTTTTATTTCGCACAGACTCGCATCTACAAAATTTTGTGACAGGATTATTTTACTAGAACACGGAAAAATAATAGAAGAAGGCACTCATAATGAACTTATGAATCAAAATAAAACATACAGAAACATGTATGATGTTCAAAGTAAGTATTATAGGCAAGCCTAAAAACTTTGTTAGATTTTTAGACTTGCCTGACGAGTTTTTAATAAGTCTTTAACTTATTAAAAACATCGCAAATAAATTTAAGGAAGCCCTCTAAAAATTGAAGTTTTTAGAGACCATAACAAGGAGATGAAAATGAAGAGGCTTAAAAGATTTTTTAGAATGTTTTTTTATGTTGAAAAAATAGAAAGGGGGCTAATGTGGAACAGCATCTTTTTTAATATAATAGAGGCCATACGGCCTTTTTGCCTCCTTTATTTATCCAAGATAATTATTGAAACAGTAACATCACAAAGATTACCGAGTGAAGTTTTAAGATTGACCATTATTCTTTTAGCGGCATTTATGGTTTTATCGATAATTTCAGGAATATTGGACAAACGTTTTATGTACCATTATAAATGTTTTTCTAAAAAACATACTATGGAAAAAGCTCTTAAAGTTTTAAGATTAAATTTTGAACTTACCGAACAAAACGAATTTCAAAACGATTTAAATTCAATCAAGCAATTTGAACGCTTTATAGTTTTTTCTCATGGTGATTTTATAAAAAACACAGGCACCTGTATAGCCGGATTTATAGGAGCAGGCATCGCCCTATATTTTTTTATAGGCCTTTTTACTCCCCAAGGCTTTATGGGGCTTTCAGGAGCATTTATAAATTCAGCCTTTTTAATTCTTTTGATTGCCTTTAATATAATTTCTTTTTATTTGTCAAAATATATTTATAAAAAATTCGGAGAACATATTTCGGAAGAAGTCAAAACAAATGCCCGTTATCTAAAATCTTATATGAATTTAATTTATGATTATAGAACAGGAAAGGATATTAGATTATATGATAAGGCCTTAGCCGAAAAGTATACAGGCACCTATCTTGCAATGCAAAAAAGTACTCATGATTTTATGGCAAAGTTTTTTTCCCGTACTATAGGGTCAGCTAAACTCCTCGAAGGATCTCTTTTGCTTTTAGTTTTTTTATTTGTAGGTTTAAAAGCCGTTTACGGTTCCATTGCCTTGAGTGAAGTCTTTTTTTTCATAGGAGCTATAAATGTTTTTTCGGCTCAAGTATCTGAAGCTATGGACGGATTAACTACTCTTGTTGCTTCAGATAAATCCCGTAAAAAATTATTAAACTTCCTCG is from Treponema denticola and encodes:
- a CDS encoding ABC transporter ATP-binding protein; protein product: MKRLKRFFRMFFYVEKIERGLMWNSIFFNIIEAIRPFCLLYLSKIIIETVTSQRLPSEVLRLTIILLAAFMVLSIISGILDKRFMYHYKCFSKKHTMEKALKVLRLNFELTEQNEFQNDLNSIKQFERFIVFSHGDFIKNTGTCIAGFIGAGIALYFFIGLFTPQGFMGLSGAFINSAFLILLIAFNIISFYLSKYIYKKFGEHISEEVKTNARYLKSYMNLIYDYRTGKDIRLYDKALAEKYTGTYLAMQKSTHDFMAKFFSRTIGSAKLLEGSLLLLVFLFVGLKAVYGSIALSEVFFFIGAINVFSAQVSEAMDGLTTLVASDKSRKKLLNFLDIDEKKYSGKLSINKDEPIVFELKNISFKYPDRDKYALKNINLKIDSSQKLAMVGKNGSGKTTLIKLLVRLYEPTEGEILLNGVNIKEYDYDEYIDVFSVVFQDFKLLSLKLGENVSASSSYDEKKVADALSKTGMEAFYKKHGAEAYLYQNFDIGGIEASGGEAQKIAMARAIYHGGKIFILDEPTAALDPISEAEIYSHFDNITSKNTAIYISHRLSSCKFCDKIAVMDEGSLVQYGNHNELVSDINGKYYELWNAQAKYYQEDKSS